ATTTATAGGTATGAGAAGAAAGCATGAACATAGATCTTTCTACTTGTGTAGCGTCCTTGCGGCGCTGCACTTTACTTTTTTTGGGCTGGAGGAAACCGCGTGACTGTATTGTACAAGCTGGAGACGTTCGAAGGTCCGCTCGATCTGCTCTTGCATCTGATTGACAAGGCGGAAATCGACATCCAGGACATTCCGGTCAGCGAGATCACCGAGCAGTATATGGAATTCCTACAGGGAATGAAGGAGCTGGAGCTGGATATCACCAGTGAATTTCTGGTGATGGCTGCCACGCTCCTGTCGATTAAGAGCAAGATGCTGCTGCCGAAGCCGCCCGTTATTGAGTTCGAGGACTTCGATTATTACGAAGATGACGGCTATGATCCGCGAGCGGAGCTGGTGCAGCGCCTGATTGAATACCGTAAGTTCAAGAGCATCGCGGTGCAGCTGCTGGATATGGAGAGCGAGCGCAGCCTGATTTTTACGAAGGAGCCTGAGGATCTCGGCCCCTTCGTTCCTGCGCAGACGGACAATACACTGAAGGGTCTGCACACCGCCGATCTGATCGCTGCGTTCCGCAAGGCGCTTAGCAAGGCTGCCCGGCGCACCTCGTACCAGCGGATTACCAGGGATGAGATCTCGGTAAAAGACCGCATCCGTGATGTATCCGAAGCGCTCCAGCGCAAAGGGATCGGCGGCAGAATGCGGTTCTCGTCCCTACTGCATGAGGAGATGGACCGGCATGAGATTGTCACCACCTTCCTGGCGATTCTGGAGCTGATGAAGATGAAGGCCATTTATTGCTACCAGGAGAAATTATTTGAGGATATTGTTATGGAGTGGAGAGGGGGAGAGGATGTCAGTGGACTACAACACGCTGAAATCGATTATTGAAGGCCTGCTGTTTCTCTCGGGGGATGAAGGCCTGTCGGTCCGGCAGATTGCCGAGATTACCGAGCAGCGGCCCGATCTGGCGACAAGAGCGCTGGATGATTTAAAAGAAGACTACCACTCGCAGAGCCGGGGTCTTCAGGTGGTCCAGATTGCCGGAAATTACCGGCTGGCGACACTCCCGGAGCATGCACAGTATTTCGAGCGGCTGGCGTATTCGCCCTCCAGATCCTCCCTGTCCCAGGCGGCGCTGGAGACACTCGCGATTGTGGCTTACCGGCAGCCGATCACGAGAGTGGAGATCGAGGAGATCCGGGGTGTCAAATCCGAACGGGCCATCCACACGCTGGGCAACAAGGATCTGATCCACGAGGTGGGCCGGGCGGAGGCTGTCGGGCGTCCGATTCTGTACGGCACCACCAAGTCCTTCCTGGACAGCTTCGGGTTGGCCAGCCTGAAGGAGCTGCCGGAGCCGTCGAGCTTCGATACCTCCGAGGGTCTGGAAGAGGAGACCCAGCTGCTGTTCAGCAAGCTGGACAGCCAGATGACCTTTGATGAGGTAGAATAACTGCAGCGGCCTGCCGCTGTGATAGAGATGCCGTTGTCCCTTCGGGGGCAGCGGCATTTTTTCGTAAAAAATGGAGAAGTTTGCGAGATCACCGAATGTTATCCAGCCGTAATTGCCATACTAATCCAGAGGCTCCATGTTTATTATTCTAAAGTCTGCTTGGAGGTTAACCGTGTGACGTTATGGCTGGCAATACCCTTAATCCTGCTGCTGCTCGTTATTCTGCTGTTCCTGCTGGTTCTGGCGTCATCGATTCATTTTCACTTTCGTGTGCGTAGGCTGGGTAAGGATGACCGCATCGAATTCGACATCAAAGCTGTATATGGCCTTGTTAAAATTCATTATGAGGTGCCTGCGCTGGTCTTCCAGAGCCTCGAACAGGGGATTAAGCTCAAGGTGGAGAAAAGCGGAATTGCACCGGTGAAGCTGGATAGCG
The window above is part of the Paenibacillus sp. FSL H8-0048 genome. Proteins encoded here:
- a CDS encoding segregation and condensation protein A, producing the protein MTVLYKLETFEGPLDLLLHLIDKAEIDIQDIPVSEITEQYMEFLQGMKELELDITSEFLVMAATLLSIKSKMLLPKPPVIEFEDFDYYEDDGYDPRAELVQRLIEYRKFKSIAVQLLDMESERSLIFTKEPEDLGPFVPAQTDNTLKGLHTADLIAAFRKALSKAARRTSYQRITRDEISVKDRIRDVSEALQRKGIGGRMRFSSLLHEEMDRHEIVTTFLAILELMKMKAIYCYQEKLFEDIVMEWRGGEDVSGLQHAEIDY
- the scpB gene encoding SMC-Scp complex subunit ScpB — its product is MDYNTLKSIIEGLLFLSGDEGLSVRQIAEITEQRPDLATRALDDLKEDYHSQSRGLQVVQIAGNYRLATLPEHAQYFERLAYSPSRSSLSQAALETLAIVAYRQPITRVEIEEIRGVKSERAIHTLGNKDLIHEVGRAEAVGRPILYGTTKSFLDSFGLASLKELPEPSSFDTSEGLEEETQLLFSKLDSQMTFDEVE